A stretch of Ipomoea triloba cultivar NCNSP0323 chromosome 11, ASM357664v1 DNA encodes these proteins:
- the LOC115997318 gene encoding auxin-responsive protein IAA26-like produces the protein MEGYSRKEEKCNNKVLFDLVPKESEWVVKKEGRSHGVCEEKKLELRLGPPDGDWCVKDSSKVRGRDDSSSSHLSFTHNFSCATAKRGFLDPPVNGAQPHQFSSFLQLQSPSQCMHVRPQEPSQPGCSKGVDLNSSEKMAFSPPAVPNTSQKRTAPSPVVGWPPLRSFRKNLASSSSLKQIPESQNAVSNKFSSEKPMERSQQKGFFVKINMDGIPIGRKVDLSAYDSYEKLASAVNELFKGLLAAQTEGGNRNKEGGEKAITGLLDGSGEYTLVYEDNEGDTMLVGDDVHWQMFVSTVKRLRVLKTSELSTLSRGKQVKL, from the exons ATGGAGGGATATTCAAGAAAGGAAGAGAAATGCAATAATAAGGTTCTGTTTGATTTGGTTCCCAAAGAGAGTGAGTGGGTTGTGAAGAAGGAAGGGAGAAGCCATGGGGTTTGTGAAGAGAAAAAGCTGGAACTGAGGCTTGGTCCACCAGATGGAGATTGGTGTGTGAAAGATAGCTCCAAGGTTAGGGGAAGAGatgattcttcttcttcacaccTCTCTTTCACCCATAATTTCTCCTGTGCTACTGCAAAGAGAGGGTTCTTGGATCCTCCTGTTAATGGAGCCCAACCCCATCAGTTCTCATCGTTCCTTCAACTTCAATCACCCAGCCAGTGTATGCATGTGAGGCCACAGGAGCCATCACAGCCTGGGTGTTCTAAAGGTGTAGACTTGAACAGTTCAGAGAAGATGGCATTTTCTCCACCTGCTGTGCCCAACACCTCTCAGAAAAG GACTGCTCCTTCTCCAGTTGTGGGGTGGCCGCCACTTCGTTCGTTCAGGAAGAATCTTGCAAGTAGCAGCTCCCTGAAACAAATCCCGGAGTCACAAAATGCAGTCTCGAACAAGTTTTCGAGTGAAAAGCCGATGGAAAGGAGCCAGCAAAAAGGTTTCTTTGTTAAGATTAACATGGATGGAATTCCCATTGGAAGAAAAGTGGATCTCAGCGCCTATGACAGCTACGAAAAGCTTGCTTCTGCTGTCAATGAACTCTTTAAAGGCCTTCTTGCAG CTCAAACTGAAGGTGGAAACCGCAACAAGGAAGGGGGAGAGAAAGCGATAACTGGATTGTTAGATGGAAGCGGGGAATATACCCTGGTTTACGAGGATAACGAAGGGGACACAATGCTCGTTGGGGATGATGTCCATTGGCA AATGTTCGTGTCAACTGTGAAGAGGCTGCGCGTGTTGAAAACCTCTGAGCTCTCCACTCTAAGCC GTGGGAAGCAGGTGAAGCTCTAA
- the LOC115997431 gene encoding clavaminate synthase-like protein At3g21360 has product MTHTLWPISINLDSDHLLQFPRRKIQINRFKMPESFFAQFEIPQQKRFDGKPFPAVLSPSPNVPPASFPAAIKEQKPWLDALLHQSGAILFKGFPVNSASDFNDVVEAFGYEELPYVGGAAPRTNVVGRVFTANESPPDQKIPFHHEMAQVPEYPSKLFFYCEVEPGSSGETPIVLSHVVYEKMKSKYPEFVERLEEHGLIYIRVLGEEDNPLSPIGRGWKSTFLTSDKSVAEERAAKLGMKLEWLDDGGVKTVMGPIPAIKVDKTRQRKIWFNSMVAAYTGWEDARNDPKKAVTFGDGKPLPAEIIHDCLAILEEESVAVPWKEGDVLLIDNMAVLHARKPFLPPRRVLASLCK; this is encoded by the exons ATGACTCATACATTATGGCCTATATCCATAAATTTAGACTCCgatcatcttcttcaattcccGAGAAGGAAAATCCAGATTAATAGGTTCAAAATGCCGGAAAGTTTCTTCGCCCAATTCGAAATCCCGCAACAGAAGCGATTTGACGGAAAACCCTTCCCGGCAGTGTTGTCGCCGAGCCCAAACGTGCCGCCTGCAAGCTTCCCGGCTGCGATTAAGGAGCAAAAGCCATGGCTGGACGCTCTTCTTCATCAATCTGGCGCTATTCTCTTCAAAGGGTTTCCAGTGAACTCGGCTTCGGACttcaacgacgtcgttgaggCCTTCGGCTACGAGGAATTGCCCTACGTCGGCGGCGCCGCCCCTCGGACCAACGTTGTTGGCCGTGTTTTCACCGCAAATGAATCCCCGCCCGATCAGAAGATCCCTTTCCACCACGAAATGGCTCAG GTTCCAGAGTATCCatcaaaattgtttttttaCTGTGAAGTAGAACCTGGAAGTTCAGGGGAAACACCCATAGTACTTAGCCATGTTGTGTATGAGAAGATGAAAAGCAAGTATCCCGAGTTTGTTGAAAGATTGGAGGAGCATGGGTTAATCTACATTAGGGTTTTGGGTGAAGAAGACAACCCTTTATCCCCCATTGGCCGAGGTTGGAAGTCCACATTCTTGACCTCAGACAAGAGTGTTGCTGAGGAAAG GGCTGCGAAGTTGGGGATGAAGCTGGAATGGCTCGACGATGGTGGAGTGAAAACGGTTATGGGGCCAATACCAGCTATTAAGGTGGACAAAACTAGGCAGAGGAAGATATGGTTCAACAGCATGGTGGCTGCATACACCGGCTGGGAAGATGCGCGAAACGACCCAAAGAAGGCAGTCACTTTCGGGGATGGAAAGCCTTTGCCTGCTGAAATCATACACGACTGCCTCGCCATCTTGGAAGAGGAAAGTGTTGCAGTTCCATGGAAGGAAGGCGATGTTTTGCTGATTGACAATATGGCTGTTCTTCATGCTCGAAAACCATTCCTCCCTCCTCGTCGCGTTCTAGCCTCATTGTGCAAGTGA
- the LOC115996395 gene encoding uncharacterized protein LOC115996395 yields MSGDGGGGGRRDMGSLAVHILTGRWFIFFGCLLLMSAAGGTYIFGIFSEEIKTSLGYDQKTLNLVSFFKEIGANVGIIAGLINEVAPTWLVLLVGAAMNFSGYFFIWLAVTARIAHPKVRWICLSICAGANSQTFVHTGALVTLVNNFPESRGIVIGLLKGYVGLSGAIMTQLYHALYGNDYKSLILLIAWLPAAVSCVFMGTIRTTKVVRQSNEVKVFYNLLFVSLGLAVALMAVIILQNRIAFSRADYAAIVSVIVVLVFSPLVVVVKEEMKLWRSKNSHSLTVKIAETKAAPPPPQLQARSNNVWYKNVFTPPERGEDYTIPQAVLSIDMLVLFVVTMTGAGGILTAMDNLGQIGKSLGYPDRYITTFVSLVSIWGYLGRVVSGFCSEIFLAKYKFPRPLMVTLVLLSCSGHLLIAFGVPNSIYAASILIGFCFGALWPLIFSIISELFGLKHYSTLVSFGGAASPVGSYIFNVRVAGVLYDNEGLKQMGRKAGEDLTCDGVECFKVGFIIIAAATFGGCLLSLILVARTRKFYRGDIYKKFREQARVEDNP; encoded by the exons ATGAGTGGAGATGGCGGCGGCGGAGGGCGGAGAGATATGGGCAGCCTCGCCGTCCACATACTCACCGGCCGGTGGTTCATCTTCTTTGGCTGCCTCCTTCTCATGTCGGCCGCCGGAGGCACCTACATTTTCGGGATCTTCTCCGAGGAGATCAAAACATCCTTAGGCTACGACCAGAAAACCTTAAACCTCGTAAGCTTCTTCAAGGAAATCGGGGCCAATGTCGGGATCATAGCCGGCCTAATCAACGAGGTCGCCCCAACCTGGCTCGTTCTCCTCGTCGGCGCCGCCATGAATTTCTCCGGCTACTTCTTCATCTGGCTGGCCGTCACCGCCCGGATAGCCCACCCAAAAGTTCGGTGGATTTGTCTGTCCATTTGCGCGGGCGCGAATTCCCAGACATTTGTCCACACCGGCGCGTTAGTTACTCTCGTCAACAACTTCCCCGAATCTCGGGGAATCGTGATAGGTTTGCTGAAGGGCTATGTGGGGTTGAGCGGGGCGATAATGACGCAATTATACCACGCTCTGTACGGGAACGATTATAAGTCGTTGATTCTGTTGATCGCGTGGCTGCCGGCGGCGGTTTCCTGCGTTTTTATGGGCACGATTCGGACTACTAAGGTTGTTCGACAGTCGAATGAGGTGAAGGTGTTCTATAATCTGTTGTTTGTGTCGCTTGGGCTTGCTGTGGCTCTCATGGCAGTGATCATCTTGCAAAACAGGATAGCTTTTAGCAGGGCGGATTACGCCGCCATCGTTTCTGTGATCGTTGTTTTGGtgttttcccccttggtggttGTCGTTAAAGAAGAGATGAAGCTCTGGAGGAGCAAGAACTCACACTCTTTGACCGTGAAAATAGCAGAAACCAAAGCcgcaccaccaccaccgcagTTGCAG GCCAGGTCCAATAATGTATGGTATAAAAATGTGTTTACCCCACCTGAGAGAGGCGAGGACTACACGATCCCACAGGCGGTTTTGAGCATTGACATGCTGGTTTTATTCGTGGTGACGATGACCGGAGCCGGAGGAATCCTGACTGCAATGGACAACTTAGGCCAAATCGGCAAGTCCTTAGGCTACCCAGACCGGTACATCACCACATTCGTGTCACTAGTCAGCATATGGGGCTATTTAGGGAGAGTAGTCTCTGGGTTTTGCTCCGAAATCTTCCTGGCCAAATACAAATTCCCCCGCCCATTAATGGTCACACTAGTCCTCCTCTCCTGCTCCGGCCATCTCCTCATCGCATTTGGGGTCCCAAATTCCATCTACGCCGCCTCGATTCTGATCGGATTCTGCTTCGGAGCCCTATGGCCGCTCATATTCTCAATCATATCGGAACTATTTGGGCTGAAACACTACTCCACTCTAGTTAGTTTTGGCGGCGCCGCCAGTCCCGTGGGATCGTACATTTTTAACGTTAGGGTGGCTGGTGTTTTGTACGATAATGAAGGTTTGAAGCAGATGGGTCGGAAGGCCGGAGAGGATTTAACATGCGACGGTGTGGAGTGTTTTAAGGTGGGGTTTATCATCATCGCCGCTGCTACATTCGGAGGATGCTTACTTTCGTTGATCTTGGTGGCTAGAACAAGAAAATTTTACCGTGGGGATATATATAAGAAATTCAGGGAACAAGCTCGGGTGGAGGACAATCCCTGA
- the LOC115996771 gene encoding NADP-dependent malic enzyme, chloroplastic-like, whose product MISLSGTAFMNNSLSGVSKCLTQSQSQRRFSAPKVVAAVSSNGRPGDRNASIVMESALKEVTESVPVVEKEAKSTVAGGVGDFYGEDTATEDQVITPWTVSVASGYTLLRDPHYNKGLAFNQKERDAHYLRGLLPPVVVNHELQVKKMMHNLRQYDLPLQKYMAMMDLQEMNEKLFYKLLIDNVEELLPIVYTPTVGEACQKYGSIFRRPQGLFISLRERGRILEVMKNWPEKKIQVIVVTDGERILGLGDLGCQGMGIPVGKLSLYTALGGIRPSACLPVTIDVGTNNEKLLNDEFYIGLRQRRATGQEYAELFDEFMSAVKQMYGEKVLIQFEDFANHNAFDLLAKYGPSHLVFNDDIQGTASVVLAGLIAALKKVGGTLAEHTFLFLGAGEAGTGIAELIALEMSKQTGAPLEETRKKIWMVDSKGLIVKSRVESLQHFKRPWAHEHEPVKELVDAVKAIKPTVLIGSSGAGRTFTKDVIGAMASFNEKPIILALSNPTSQSECTAEEAYTWSEGRAIFASGSPFPPFEYKGKTLLSGQANNAYIFPGFGLGLIISGAIRVHEDMLLAASEALAAEVTQENFAKGLIYPPFSNIRKISAHIAARVAAKAYELGLATRLPQPENLVAYAESCMYSPTYRSYR is encoded by the exons ATGATTTCCTTAAGCGGGACCGCTTTTATG aacaACTCCCTGTCTGGGGTTTCGAAATGCTTGACTCAGTCACAGTCGCAGCGGAGGTTTTCAGCTCCGAAGGTGGTCGCCGCCGTCAGCTCCAACGGCCGGCCCGGAGACCGGAATGCGAGCATCGTGATGGAGAGTGCTCTGAAGGAGGTGACGGAGTCAGTTCCTGTGGTGGAGAAGGAGGCCAAATCCACCGTCGCCGGCGGAGTTGGGGATTTCTACGGCGAGGATACTGCCACCGAGGATCAAGTGATTACCCCTTGGACTGTCTCTGTTGCGag TGGATACACATTGTTGCGTGATCCGCACTACAATAAAGGTCTTGCCTTCAATCAGAAGGAAAGGGATGCCCACTACTTGCGTGGTCTTCTTCCTCCCGTGGTTGTCAATCATGAGCTTCAG GTTAAAAAAATGATGCACAATCTCCGTCAGTATGATCTACCATTGCAGAAGTACATGGCCATGATGGATCTCCAG gAGATGAACGAAAAGCTTTTTTACAAGCTTTTGATTGACAATGTTGAGGAGCTTCTTCCAATTGTCTATACACCAACTGTGGGTGAAGCATGCCAAAAATATGGAAGCATCTTCAGGCGTCCTCAGGGTCTTTTCATCAGTTTGAGAGAGAG GGGAAGAATTCTTGAAGTGATGAAGAATTGGCCTGAGAAAAAAATTCAGGTCATTGTTGTCACTGATGGGGAAAGAATTTTGGGTCTCGGTGACCTTGGTTGCCAG GGCATGGGGATACCTGTAGGAAAGCTCTCATTGTATACTGCTCTTGGAGGCATTCGCCCTTCCGCT TGCTTGCCTGTAACCATTGATGTCGGGACAAACAATGAGAAGTTGTTAAATGATGAATTTTACATCGGGCTTAGACAAAGGAGAGCAACTGGACAG GAATATGCTGAACTTTTTGACGAGTTTATGTCTGCCGTCAAGCAGATGTATGGGGAGAAAGTGCTTATTCAG TTTGAAGACTTCGCGAATCATAATGCATTTGACCTTCTTGCAAAGTATGGCCCTAGTCACCTTGTTTTCAATGACGATATACAG GGGACAGCATCTGTGGTTCTTGCCGGGCTTATAGCAGCGCTAAAGAAAGTTGGGGGCACGTTGGCTGAGCACACGTTTTTATTCCTTGGGGCCGGAGAG GCGGGCACTGGCATTGCTGAACTCATTGCGCTCGAGATGTCAAAACAG ACGGGAGCCCCATTGGAAGAAACTCGGAAGAAAATTTGGATGGTGGACTCCAAA GGGCTGATTGTTAAGTCCCGGGTGGAATCACTTCAGCACTTTAAAAGGCCGTGGGCCCATGAACACGAGCCTGTAAAGGAACTTGTGGATGCAGTCAAG GCTATCAAACCTACAGTCTTGATTGGATCTTCTGGAGCTGGAAGAACATTCACGAAAGATGTTATTGGAGCTATGGCTTCCTTCAACGAG AAACCTATCATTCTTGCTCTCTCGAACCCAACATCGCAGTCAGAGTGTACCGCAGAAGAGGCGTATACCTGGAGTGAG GGCCGAGCTATCTTTGCCAGTGGAAGCCCATTCCCCCCTTTCGAATACAAGGGGAAGACCCTTTTGTCTGGGCAG GCAAACAATGCATATATCTTCCCCGGGTTTGGTCTCGGACTCATAATTTCGGGTGCAATCCGTGTTCACGAGGACATGCTTCTTGCAGCCT CGGAAGCTCTAGCTGCCGAGGTTACACAAGAGAACTTTGCTAAAGGACTCATATACCCTCCGTTTTCCAACATCAGAAAAATCTCTGCCCACATTGCCGCCAGAGTAGCCGCCAAAGCATATGAGCTCG GTTTGGCCACTCGTCTACCACAACCCGAAAACCTGGTTGCTTATGCCGAGAGCTGCATGTACAGCCCTACTTACCGTAGCTATCGCTAA